One Bacteroides sp. DNA segment encodes these proteins:
- a CDS encoding DUF5606 domain-containing protein codes for MDLSDILTISGKSGLYKVISQTKNGLVAESLTDGKKIPVFLSDRSSALEDISIFTQTEDIPLKEILLKIYEKEDGKSCIEAKEDPAKLKAYFESILPDYDQDRVYISDIKKVFTWYNLLLEKDMIKPEEPEQEEKPEEKPAKEEKPEKQKKPAAKKPAKKE; via the coding sequence ATGGATTTAAGTGACATCCTGACCATATCCGGGAAAAGTGGGCTGTATAAAGTCATTTCCCAAACAAAGAACGGCCTGGTGGCTGAATCGCTTACCGATGGCAAAAAGATCCCGGTATTCCTTTCTGATCGCAGCAGCGCCCTTGAAGATATCAGCATCTTTACCCAAACGGAAGACATCCCGCTGAAAGAGATTCTCCTGAAAATCTACGAGAAAGAAGATGGGAAATCATGCATTGAGGCGAAGGAAGATCCTGCAAAACTGAAGGCCTACTTTGAGTCTATCCTGCCCGATTATGACCAGGACAGGGTCTATATTTCTGACATCAAGAAAGTCTTTACCTGGTATAACCTGCTGCTAGAGAAGGATATGATCAAGCCCGAGGAACCCGAACAGGAAGAAAAACCTGAAGAAAAGCCAGCAAAAGAAGAAAAACCTGAGAAACAGAAAAAACCGGCGGCAAAAAAACCCGCCAAAAAAGAATAA